A DNA window from Streptomyces sp. CA-278952 contains the following coding sequences:
- the mmpB gene encoding morphogenic membrane protein MmpB: MLWSDPENEPPKELRDAQDMMRRVGVLLALSMLVAMSVLGFR; the protein is encoded by the coding sequence ATGCTGTGGTCCGACCCCGAGAACGAGCCGCCGAAGGAACTGCGCGACGCCCAGGACATGATGCGCAGAGTGGGTGTCCTGCTGGCGCTGTCGATGCTGGTGGCGATGTCCGTCCTCGGCTTCCGCTGA
- a CDS encoding nucleoside triphosphate pyrophosphatase: MARMTDQRRLVLASASPARLGLLRQAGFAPEVIVSGVDEDALGAPTPAELALVLARAKAAAVAGRAEAAGALVIGCDSVLELDGEALGKPADAEEATARWKSMRGRSGVLRTGHSVIDTASGRTASATGSTVVRFGEPSDAEVAAYVASGEPLHVAGAFTLDGRSAPFVDSIEGDHGNVIGLSLPLLRRLLGELDVSVTELWV; this comes from the coding sequence ATGGCCCGCATGACTGATCAGCGCCGTCTCGTGCTCGCCTCCGCCTCCCCCGCCCGTCTCGGTCTGCTGCGGCAGGCCGGATTCGCTCCCGAGGTGATCGTCAGCGGGGTGGACGAGGACGCCCTCGGCGCACCGACCCCCGCCGAGCTGGCGCTCGTCCTGGCCCGGGCCAAGGCGGCGGCCGTCGCGGGGCGCGCCGAAGCGGCGGGCGCCCTGGTCATCGGCTGTGACTCGGTGCTGGAGCTGGACGGCGAGGCGCTGGGCAAGCCGGCCGACGCCGAGGAGGCGACCGCCCGCTGGAAGTCGATGCGCGGCCGGTCGGGCGTCCTGCGGACCGGGCACAGCGTGATCGACACCGCCTCCGGCCGTACGGCCTCGGCGACGGGGTCCACGGTCGTACGGTTCGGCGAGCCGAGCGACGCCGAGGTCGCCGCCTATGTGGCCTCGGGCGAACCGCTCCACGTCGCGGGGGCGTTCACCCTGGACGGCCGCTCGGCGCCGTTCGTGGACTCCATCGAGGGCGACCACGGCAATGTCATCGGGCTCTCGCTGCCGCTGCTGCGCCGACTGCTGGGCGAGCTGGACGTCTCCGTCACGGAGCTGTGGGTCTGA
- a CDS encoding acetyl/propionyl/methylcrotonyl-CoA carboxylase subunit alpha — MRKVLIANRGEIAVRVARACRDAGIASVAVYAEPDRDALHVRAADEAFALGGDTPAASYLDMAKVLQAAKDSEADAIHPGYGFLSENAEFAQAVLDAGLTWIGPPPQAIRDLGDKVAARHIAQRAGAPLVAGTPDPVSGSDEVVAFAEQNGLPIAIKAAFGGGGRGLKVARTLEEIPELYDSAVREAVAAFGRGECFVERYLDKPRHVETQCLADQHGNVVVVSTRDCSLQRRHQKLVEEAPAPFLTQAQNDELYAASKAILKEAGYVGAGTVEFLVGTDGTISFLEVNTRLQVEHPVTEEVTGIDLVREMFRIADGEELGYGDPALRGHSFEFRINGEDPGRGFLPAPGTVTTFAPPTGPGVRLDAGVESGSVIGPAWDSLLAKLIVTGATREQALQRAARALAEFTVEGMATAIPFHRAVVADPAFTADPFTVHTRWIETEFVNDIKPFTAPADGDTDDEAGRETVVVEVGGKRLEVSLPSSLGMSLARTGLAAGAKPKRRAAKKAGSAASGDSLASPMQGTIVKIAVEEGQEVKEGDLVVVLEAMKMEQPLNAHRSGTVKSLTAAVGASVSSGALICEIKD; from the coding sequence GTGCGCAAGGTGCTCATCGCCAACCGTGGCGAAATCGCTGTCCGCGTTGCTCGGGCGTGCCGGGACGCGGGGATCGCGAGCGTTGCGGTCTACGCCGAGCCGGACCGGGACGCGCTGCATGTCCGGGCCGCAGACGAGGCGTTCGCCCTGGGCGGTGACACCCCGGCCGCCAGCTATCTGGACATGGCCAAGGTGCTGCAGGCCGCCAAGGACTCGGAGGCGGACGCGATCCACCCCGGGTACGGGTTCCTGTCGGAGAACGCGGAGTTCGCCCAGGCCGTCCTGGACGCCGGGCTGACCTGGATCGGCCCGCCGCCGCAGGCCATCCGTGACCTGGGCGACAAGGTGGCCGCCCGGCACATCGCCCAGCGCGCGGGGGCCCCGCTGGTGGCCGGCACCCCGGACCCGGTCTCCGGGTCCGACGAGGTCGTCGCGTTCGCCGAGCAGAACGGACTGCCCATCGCGATCAAGGCCGCCTTCGGCGGCGGCGGTCGCGGCCTGAAGGTGGCCCGCACCCTGGAGGAGATCCCGGAGCTGTACGACTCCGCGGTCCGCGAGGCCGTCGCGGCGTTCGGCCGGGGCGAGTGCTTCGTCGAGCGCTACCTCGACAAGCCCCGCCACGTGGAGACCCAGTGCCTGGCCGACCAGCACGGCAACGTGGTCGTCGTCTCCACCCGTGACTGCTCGCTCCAGCGCCGCCACCAGAAGCTCGTGGAGGAGGCCCCGGCCCCCTTCCTGACGCAGGCGCAGAACGACGAGCTGTACGCGGCGTCCAAGGCGATCCTGAAGGAGGCCGGCTACGTCGGCGCCGGGACGGTCGAGTTCCTCGTCGGCACCGACGGCACGATCTCCTTCCTGGAGGTCAACACCCGACTCCAGGTCGAGCACCCCGTCACCGAGGAGGTCACGGGCATCGACCTCGTACGCGAGATGTTCCGCATCGCCGACGGCGAGGAGCTCGGCTACGGCGACCCCGCGCTGCGCGGTCACTCCTTCGAGTTCCGTATCAACGGTGAGGACCCGGGCCGCGGCTTCCTGCCCGCCCCCGGCACCGTCACCACCTTCGCGCCGCCGACCGGGCCCGGCGTCCGCCTCGACGCGGGCGTCGAGTCCGGCTCGGTCATCGGCCCGGCCTGGGACTCCCTGCTCGCCAAGCTCATCGTGACCGGCGCGACCCGCGAACAGGCGCTCCAGCGCGCCGCCCGCGCGCTCGCCGAGTTCACCGTCGAGGGCATGGCCACCGCCATCCCCTTCCACCGTGCCGTCGTCGCGGACCCCGCCTTCACGGCGGACCCGTTCACCGTCCACACCCGGTGGATCGAGACCGAGTTCGTCAACGACATCAAGCCCTTCACCGCCCCCGCCGACGGGGACACGGACGACGAGGCCGGCCGGGAGACCGTCGTCGTCGAGGTCGGCGGCAAGCGCCTGGAGGTGTCGCTGCCGTCCTCGCTGGGCATGTCGCTGGCCCGCACCGGCCTCGCCGCCGGCGCGAAGCCCAAGCGCCGCGCCGCGAAGAAGGCCGGCTCGGCCGCCTCGGGCGACAGCCTCGCCTCGCCCATGCAGGGCACCATCGTCAAGATCGCGGTGGAGGAGGGCCAGGAGGTCAAGGAGGGCGACCTCGTCGTCGTCCTGGAGGCCATGAAGATGGAGCAGCCGCTCAACGCGCACCGCTCCGGCACCGTCAAGAGCCTCACCGCCGCCGTCGGCGCCTCCGTCTCCTCCGGCGCCCTGATCTGCGAGATCAAGGACTGA
- a CDS encoding TetR/AcrR family transcriptional regulator, whose product METSTAGPPVRPMRADARRNHDRLVGEARRSFAEHGTDASLEDIARRAGVGIGTLYRHFPNRDALMNAVFQDALSSLLDRSRELAAAEAPCRALVDWLGAIVTHAGEYRGLAHGLMSASRNGTSALVQCHLPLREAGAGLLRRAQESGSVRADVSIDDLLQLTNAIALAAEQSPDDPELAERLLRLTLRGLK is encoded by the coding sequence ATGGAGACGAGCACGGCAGGACCGCCGGTCCGGCCGATGCGCGCGGACGCGCGCCGGAACCACGACCGGCTGGTGGGCGAGGCTCGCAGATCCTTCGCCGAGCACGGCACGGACGCGTCGCTGGAGGACATCGCCCGGCGGGCGGGGGTGGGCATCGGCACCCTCTACCGGCACTTCCCGAACCGGGACGCCCTGATGAACGCGGTCTTCCAGGACGCCCTGAGCTCGCTCCTGGACCGCTCCCGGGAGCTGGCGGCGGCGGAAGCCCCCTGCCGGGCGCTGGTGGACTGGCTGGGTGCGATCGTCACTCATGCGGGTGAGTACCGCGGCCTGGCCCACGGCCTGATGTCGGCCTCGCGCAACGGGACCTCGGCACTCGTCCAGTGCCATCTGCCGCTCCGGGAGGCGGGCGCGGGGCTGCTGCGCCGGGCCCAGGAGAGCGGGTCGGTGCGGGCCGACGTCTCGATCGACGATCTGCTCCAGCTCACCAACGCGATCGCGCTGGCGGCCGAGCAGTCGCCCGACGACCCGGAGTTGGCGGAGCGGTTGCTGCGGCTGACCTTGCGGGGCCTGAAGTAG
- a CDS encoding DeoR/GlpR family DNA-binding transcription regulator, which yields MFAAERRQLILEMVRANGAVSLRELARVVQTSEVTVRRDVRALEAEGLLDRRHGGAVLPGGFTRESGFPQKSHLSTAEKTAIADLAAGLVGEGEAIVVGAGTTTQELARRLARVPGLTVVTNSLLVAQALAHANRVEVVMTGGTLRGSNYALVGSGAEQSLHGLRVSRAFISGSGLTAERGLSTSNMLSASVDRALVQAAAEVVVLADHTKLGSDTMFQTVPTELITRLVTDEPPLHDERAAAELQSLADQGVEITVAGTDADASGGDGSPPGRQPRRDMPLPGQRRTQNGGLGPQLRSASALADVPGEQRARVADLRRR from the coding sequence GTGTTCGCTGCAGAACGTCGTCAGTTGATCCTCGAAATGGTGCGTGCCAACGGGGCGGTATCGCTCCGTGAGCTCGCCCGCGTCGTCCAGACCTCCGAAGTGACCGTACGGCGGGACGTGCGGGCACTGGAGGCAGAAGGACTCCTCGACCGCCGGCACGGCGGTGCGGTCTTGCCGGGCGGTTTTACGCGGGAGTCCGGCTTTCCGCAGAAATCCCATCTCTCCACCGCGGAGAAGACTGCCATCGCCGACCTGGCCGCAGGCCTCGTCGGCGAGGGCGAGGCCATCGTGGTCGGCGCCGGCACGACCACGCAGGAGCTGGCCCGCCGGCTCGCGCGGGTCCCCGGCCTGACCGTCGTCACCAACTCCCTGCTGGTGGCCCAGGCGTTGGCCCATGCCAACCGCGTCGAAGTCGTCATGACCGGCGGCACCCTGCGCGGGAGCAACTACGCGCTGGTGGGCAGCGGGGCCGAGCAGTCCCTCCATGGGCTGCGGGTCTCCCGGGCCTTCATCTCCGGGAGCGGTCTCACGGCGGAGCGTGGTCTGTCCACCTCCAACATGCTCTCGGCCAGCGTCGACCGGGCGCTCGTGCAGGCCGCCGCGGAGGTGGTCGTCCTGGCGGACCACACCAAGCTCGGCTCGGACACCATGTTCCAGACGGTGCCCACCGAGCTGATCACCCGCCTGGTGACGGACGAGCCCCCGCTCCACGACGAGCGGGCCGCCGCCGAGCTCCAGTCCCTGGCGGACCAGGGCGTGGAGATCACGGTGGCCGGCACGGACGCGGACGCGTCCGGCGGGGACGGCTCCCCACCGGGGCGTCAGCCCCGCCGGGACATGCCGCTCCCCGGCCAGCGGCGCACGCAGAACGGCGGTCTCGGGCCGCAGCTCCGCAGCGCTTCCGCCTTGGCGGACGTGCCGGGCGAGCAGCGGGCCCGGGTGGCGGACCTGCGGCGGCGGTAG
- a CDS encoding NAD(P)H-quinone dehydrogenase, translating into MTRIVIIGGGPGGYEAALVGAQLGAEVTVVDCDGLGGASVLTDCVPSKTLIATAEVMTTFDSSYEELGIIVADDTPHVEQAARVVGVDLGKVNRRVKRLALAQSHDITASVTRAGARVMRGRGRLDGLQATDGSRQVVVTAADGTEERLTADAVLIATGGHPREIPDAQPDGERILNWTQVYDLDELPEELIVVGSGVTGAEFAGAYQALGSRVTLVSSRDRVLPGEDPDAAAVLEDVFRRRGMNVMARSRAQSAKRVGDRVEVTLADGRVITGSHCLMAVGAIPNTAGMGLEEAGVRLKDSGHVLTDRVSRTSAPGVYAAGDVTGIFALASVAAMQGRIAMYHFLGDAVAPLNLKAVSANVFTDPEIATVGYSQAEVDAGKIEARMVKLPLLRNPRAKMQGIRDGFVKIFCRPGTGIVVGGCVVAPRASELIHPISIAVDNNLTVEQIANAFTVYPSLSGSIAEVARQLHTRKLTGEG; encoded by the coding sequence GTGACCCGGATCGTGATCATCGGCGGCGGCCCCGGCGGCTACGAGGCAGCCCTGGTGGGCGCCCAGCTCGGTGCGGAGGTGACCGTCGTCGACTGCGACGGTCTCGGCGGGGCCTCGGTCCTCACCGACTGCGTGCCCTCGAAGACCCTGATCGCCACGGCCGAGGTGATGACCACCTTCGACTCCTCGTACGAGGAGCTGGGCATCATCGTCGCCGACGACACCCCGCACGTGGAGCAGGCCGCCCGGGTCGTCGGCGTGGACCTCGGCAAGGTCAACCGCCGGGTCAAGCGCCTCGCGCTCGCCCAGTCCCACGACATCACCGCCTCCGTCACCCGGGCCGGCGCCCGCGTGATGCGCGGCCGGGGCCGGCTCGACGGGCTCCAGGCCACCGACGGGTCCCGCCAGGTCGTCGTCACCGCCGCCGACGGCACCGAGGAGCGGCTGACCGCCGACGCCGTGCTGATAGCGACCGGCGGCCACCCCCGGGAGATCCCGGACGCGCAGCCCGACGGCGAGCGCATCCTGAACTGGACCCAGGTCTACGACCTCGACGAGCTTCCCGAGGAGCTCATCGTCGTCGGATCCGGTGTCACCGGCGCCGAGTTCGCCGGGGCCTACCAGGCGCTCGGCTCGCGCGTCACCCTCGTCTCCTCCCGCGACCGGGTGCTGCCCGGCGAGGACCCGGACGCCGCCGCCGTCCTGGAGGACGTCTTCCGCCGCCGCGGGATGAACGTCATGGCCCGCTCCCGCGCCCAGTCCGCCAAGCGCGTCGGCGACCGGGTCGAGGTGACGCTCGCCGACGGCCGGGTCATCACCGGCTCGCACTGCCTGATGGCGGTCGGCGCCATCCCGAACACCGCGGGCATGGGCCTGGAGGAGGCCGGCGTACGGCTCAAGGACTCCGGACACGTCCTCACCGACCGGGTCTCGCGCACCAGCGCCCCCGGCGTCTACGCGGCCGGTGACGTCACCGGGATCTTCGCGCTGGCCTCGGTCGCCGCGATGCAGGGCCGCATCGCGATGTACCACTTCCTGGGCGACGCGGTCGCCCCGCTGAACCTCAAGGCCGTCTCCGCCAACGTCTTCACCGACCCGGAGATCGCCACCGTCGGCTACAGCCAGGCCGAGGTGGACGCGGGCAAGATCGAGGCCCGGATGGTGAAGCTGCCGCTGCTGCGCAATCCGCGCGCCAAGATGCAGGGCATCCGCGACGGCTTCGTCAAGATCTTCTGCCGCCCCGGTACGGGGATCGTGGTCGGCGGCTGCGTGGTCGCGCCGCGCGCCAGCGAGCTGATCCACCCCATCTCGATCGCGGTCGACAACAACCTGACGGTGGAACAGATCGCAAACGCGTTCACCGTGTACCCGTCCCTGTCCGGATCGATCGCCGAAGTGGCACGGCAGTTGCACACCCGCAAGCTCACGGGCGAGGGCTGA
- a CDS encoding gamma-glutamylcyclotransferase has translation MSLYAAYAGNLDARLMTRRAPHSPMRSTGWLNGWRLTFGGEQMGWEGALATVVEAPRSQVFVALYDLAPMDEDSMDRWEGVGLDIYRRMRVRVHTLDGEEPAWMYVLNGYEGGLPSARYLGEIADAAESAGAPHDYVMELRKRPC, from the coding sequence ATGTCGCTCTACGCCGCGTACGCCGGCAACCTCGACGCGCGGCTGATGACCCGCCGCGCTCCGCATTCCCCGATGCGCAGCACCGGCTGGCTCAACGGCTGGCGGCTGACCTTCGGCGGGGAGCAGATGGGCTGGGAGGGGGCGCTGGCCACCGTGGTGGAGGCGCCGCGCTCCCAGGTCTTCGTCGCGCTGTACGACCTGGCGCCGATGGACGAGGACTCGATGGACCGCTGGGAGGGTGTCGGGCTCGACATCTACCGGCGGATGCGGGTGCGCGTGCACACCCTGGACGGCGAGGAGCCGGCCTGGATGTACGTGCTGAACGGCTATGAGGGCGGGCTGCCCTCGGCGCGCTACCTCGGCGAGATCGCGGACGCCGCGGAGTCCGCCGGCGCACCGCACGACTACGTGATGGAACTGCGCAAGCGCCCCTGCTGA
- a CDS encoding purine-nucleoside phosphorylase yields MNASVIPDNIQSDPRAAAAGAAARLRELTGAETHDVALVMGSGWAPAGEALGVPEAEFPVTDLPGFPAPAVEGHGGTVRSYRIGEKRALVFLGRTHFYEGRGVAAVAHGVRTAVAAGCGTVILTNGCGGLREGMRPGQPVLISDHINLTATSPIIGANFVDLTDLYSPRLRALCKEIDDTLEEGVYVQFPGPHYETPAEINMVRVMGGDLVGMSTVLEAIAAREAGAEVLGLSLVTNLAAGMSGEPLNHEEVLQAGRDSATRMGALLARVLDRV; encoded by the coding sequence GTGAACGCATCTGTTATTCCGGACAACATCCAGAGCGACCCGCGGGCAGCCGCCGCCGGGGCTGCCGCACGTCTGCGCGAGCTGACCGGCGCCGAGACCCATGACGTCGCCCTGGTCATGGGCTCCGGCTGGGCGCCCGCGGGCGAGGCACTCGGCGTCCCGGAGGCCGAGTTCCCCGTGACCGACCTGCCCGGCTTCCCGGCGCCCGCCGTCGAGGGCCACGGCGGCACGGTCCGCTCGTACAGGATCGGCGAGAAGCGCGCCCTGGTCTTCCTCGGCCGCACGCACTTCTACGAGGGCCGGGGCGTCGCCGCCGTCGCCCACGGGGTCCGTACGGCGGTGGCCGCGGGCTGCGGGACCGTCATCCTGACGAACGGGTGCGGTGGGCTGCGCGAGGGCATGCGCCCGGGACAGCCGGTCCTGATCAGCGACCACATCAACCTGACGGCCACTTCCCCGATCATCGGCGCCAACTTCGTCGACCTGACCGACCTGTACTCCCCGCGGCTGCGCGCGCTGTGCAAGGAGATCGACGACACCCTCGAAGAGGGCGTCTACGTCCAGTTCCCCGGCCCGCACTACGAGACCCCGGCCGAGATCAACATGGTCCGGGTCATGGGCGGCGACCTGGTGGGCATGTCCACGGTCCTGGAGGCCATCGCGGCCCGGGAGGCGGGCGCCGAGGTGCTCGGACTCTCCCTCGTCACCAACCTGGCGGCCGGCATGTCCGGAGAGCCCCTCAACCACGAGGAGGTCCTCCAGGCCGGCCGCGACTCGGCGACCCGGATGGGCGCGCTGCTGGCCCGGGTGCTCGACCGCGTCTGA
- a CDS encoding phospho-sugar mutase: MQHDLIAQARTWLAEDPDPETREELGAIIEAGDAQELAARFAGTLQFGTAGLRGELGAGPMRMNRSVVIRAAAGLAAYLKAQGEEGGLVVIGYDARYKSEDFARDTAAVMTGAGLRAAVLPRPLPTPVLAYAIRHLGAVAGVEVTASHNPPRDNGYKVYLGDGSQIVPPADGEIAAAIDAVGPLAGVERPEDGWETLGDEVLAAYLARTDAVLAPDSPRTARTVYTAMHGVGTSVLTAAFERAGFPAPVLVTEQAEPDPAFPTVAFPNPEEPGAMDLAFATARRAAPDLVIANDPDADRCAVAVPDTATEGGWRMLRGDEVGALLAAHLVERGVSGVFAESIVSSSLLGRIAEKAGLGYEETLTGFKWIARVDGLRYGYEEALGYCVDPEGVRDKDGITAALLVAELASVLKEQGRTLLDLLDDLALTHGLHATDQLSVRVEDLSVIADAMARLREQPPAALAGLAVTSAEDLARGTDRLPPTDGLRYQLESARVIVRPSGTEPKLKCYLEVVVPVADAAGLPAARARGAELLAGIKRDLAVAAGI; encoded by the coding sequence GTGCAGCACGACCTCATCGCGCAGGCCAGGACCTGGCTGGCCGAGGACCCCGACCCCGAGACCCGCGAGGAGCTGGGCGCGATCATCGAGGCGGGGGACGCCCAGGAGCTCGCCGCCCGCTTCGCGGGCACGCTCCAGTTCGGCACCGCCGGGCTGCGCGGGGAGCTGGGAGCCGGGCCGATGCGGATGAACCGGTCCGTGGTGATCCGGGCGGCGGCGGGCCTCGCCGCGTATCTGAAGGCCCAGGGCGAGGAGGGCGGGCTCGTCGTCATCGGCTACGACGCCCGCTACAAGTCGGAGGACTTCGCGCGCGACACCGCGGCCGTGATGACCGGCGCCGGGCTGCGCGCCGCCGTGCTCCCCCGCCCGCTCCCCACCCCCGTACTGGCGTACGCCATAAGGCACCTGGGAGCCGTCGCCGGGGTCGAGGTCACCGCCAGCCACAATCCGCCGCGCGACAACGGCTACAAGGTCTACCTCGGCGACGGCTCGCAGATCGTGCCTCCGGCCGACGGCGAGATCGCCGCCGCCATCGACGCGGTCGGCCCGCTGGCGGGCGTGGAGCGCCCCGAGGACGGCTGGGAGACCCTCGGCGACGAGGTCCTCGCCGCCTACCTCGCCCGCACGGACGCGGTCCTGGCCCCCGACAGCCCCCGTACGGCACGCACCGTCTACACCGCGATGCACGGCGTCGGCACCTCGGTGCTGACCGCCGCGTTCGAGCGGGCCGGGTTCCCCGCGCCGGTGCTCGTCACCGAGCAGGCCGAGCCCGACCCCGCGTTCCCCACCGTGGCCTTCCCGAACCCGGAGGAGCCCGGCGCGATGGATCTCGCCTTCGCCACCGCGCGCCGGGCGGCACCGGACCTGGTCATCGCCAACGACCCGGACGCGGACCGCTGCGCCGTCGCCGTGCCCGACACCGCCACCGAGGGCGGCTGGCGGATGCTGCGCGGCGACGAGGTGGGCGCGCTGCTGGCCGCGCACCTGGTGGAGCGGGGCGTGAGCGGCGTGTTCGCCGAGTCGATCGTGTCGTCGTCGCTGCTCGGCCGGATCGCGGAAAAGGCGGGCCTCGGGTACGAGGAGACGCTGACGGGCTTCAAGTGGATCGCCCGGGTGGACGGCCTGCGGTACGGGTACGAGGAGGCGCTCGGCTACTGCGTCGACCCCGAGGGCGTCCGCGACAAGGACGGCATCACCGCCGCCCTGCTCGTCGCCGAGCTCGCCTCCGTACTCAAGGAGCAGGGCCGTACGCTCCTGGATCTGCTGGACGACCTGGCGCTCACGCACGGTCTGCACGCCACCGACCAGCTCTCGGTGCGGGTGGAGGACCTGTCGGTCATCGCGGACGCCATGGCCCGGCTCCGCGAGCAGCCGCCGGCCGCGCTGGCCGGTCTCGCCGTCACCTCGGCCGAGGACCTGGCGCGGGGCACGGACAGGCTGCCGCCCACCGACGGGCTGCGCTACCAGTTGGAGAGCGCCCGGGTGATCGTCCGCCCGAGCGGCACCGAGCCGAAGCTGAAGTGCTACCTGGAGGTCGTCGTCCCGGTGGCGGACGCGGCCGGGCTGCCCGCCGCGCGGGCCCGGGGAGCCGAACTGCTCGCCGGGATCAAGCGGGACCTGGCGGTGGCGGCGGGCATCTGA
- a CDS encoding PH domain-containing protein, translating to MTSPTPPAEPPPATRTYRSVAALVCGSLLLLLIAWMAGDAMIRGEGRMPWLAAAALLLVVPLVVAFTLRPAVFADDEHIRVRNPFRTIQLPWTEVADVRASYSSELLTQDGTKYQLWAIPVSLRARKRAARGAARAAHDDPYGRTSVSADVRDSAARTASADQTVRDLRDLAERAGDTTAEGADRGSVRWAYEVIAPAVAGAVLLAVVGALG from the coding sequence ATGACGAGCCCCACACCTCCCGCAGAGCCGCCCCCCGCGACACGGACCTACCGTTCCGTCGCCGCACTGGTCTGCGGGTCGCTGCTGCTCCTGCTGATCGCCTGGATGGCCGGCGACGCCATGATCCGGGGCGAGGGACGGATGCCCTGGCTGGCGGCGGCCGCGCTGCTCCTCGTGGTGCCGCTGGTCGTGGCGTTCACCCTGCGGCCCGCCGTCTTCGCGGACGACGAGCACATCCGGGTCCGCAACCCGTTCCGGACGATCCAGCTGCCCTGGACCGAGGTCGCCGACGTACGGGCCTCGTACTCCTCCGAGCTGCTCACCCAGGACGGCACGAAGTACCAGCTGTGGGCGATCCCGGTCTCCCTGCGCGCCCGCAAGCGCGCGGCGCGCGGCGCGGCCCGCGCGGCCCACGACGACCCCTACGGCCGTACGTCGGTCAGCGCCGACGTCCGCGACTCCGCCGCGCGCACCGCGTCCGCCGACCAGACGGTCCGCGATCTTCGGGACCTCGCCGAGCGGGCCGGCGACACGACCGCCGAGGGCGCGGACCGGGGCTCCGTGCGCTGGGCCTACGAGGTGATCGCCCCGGCCGTCGCGGGGGCCGTCCTGCTCGCGGTGGTGGGGGCGCTCGGCTGA